A single Leishmania infantum JPCM5 genome chromosome 14 DNA region contains:
- the IG-NH gene encoding putative inosine-guanine nucleoside hydrolase, translating to MPHRKIIIDTDCGGDDAIGIMTALADPNTDVIAMTAVWGNVNVNQGMENIGKLLDVFERDIPFYKGAEAPLVSDPETVQWGGFGKDGFGDADFPPSARVLEQSKTHAALAITELLRAAKPDEDTVYQLVCLGPLTNIALAMRLDPEVFDVLGSETEPAITIMGGASEAKGNSNLTSEFNMHCDPEAAYIVFNQRNMRPVRVVSWEVTVDCSMTWTFFDEWIGRQENGKKQQNRFQVFIEKVFQRLETFTRPLPDGTKANTGDAEATQDNTCVIPDAVAMVAALYPESILDRFITYCTVELHGRETRGQTCLDWYGTKQSMAKRGRWCNCELITRVDNARFLEAMTGILKYKV from the coding sequence ATGCCTCACCGAAAGATCATTATCGACACGGActgtggcggcgacgatgccaTTGGCATCATGACCGCGCTGGCGGACCCCAATACCGACGTCATCGCCATGACGGCCGTCTGGGGCAACGTCAACGTGAATCAGGGAATGGAGAACATCGGCAAGCTCCTCGACGTTTTCGAGCGCGACATCCCCTTCTACAAGGGTGCCGAGGCGCCGCTCGTGTCGGATCCCGAGACGGTGCAGTGGGGCGGCTTCGGCAAGGACGGCTTTGGCGATGCGGATTTTCCACCGTCCGCGCGGGTGCTGGAGCAATCCAAGACgcacgccgccctcgccatcacggagctgctgcgagctGCTAAGCCGGATGAGGATACTGTCTACCAGCTCGTCTGCCTGGGACCCCTCACCAACATTGCTCTGGCGATGCGACTTGATCCGGAAGTGTTCGACGTACTGGGCAGCGAGACGGAACCGGCCATCACAATCATGGGTGGCGCGAGCGAGGCGAAAGGCAACTCAAACTTGACGTCGGAGTTCAACATGCACTGCGACCCTGAGGCAGCGTACATCGTCTTCAACCAACGCAATATGCGTCCCGTCCGCGTTGTTTCGTGGGAGGTGACGGTGGACTGCTCTATGACGTGGACGTTCTTCGACGAATGGATAGGCCGCCAGGAAAACGGGAAGAAGCAGCAAAACCGGTTTCAAGTTTTCATTGAGAAGGTGTTCCAGCGGCTGGAGACCTTCACCCGTCCGCTTCCCGACGGCACCAAGGCGAACACCGGggacgcggaggcgacgcAAGACAACACATGCGTCATCCCTGATGCGGTGGCCATGGTCGCCGCTCTTTACCCCGAGAGCATTCTGGATCGCTTCATCACCTACTGCACCGTAGAGCTGCACGGACGTGAGACACGTGGTCAAACCTGCCTGGACTGGTACGGCACTAAGCAGTCGATGGCGAAGCGAGGGCGCTGGTGCAACTGCGAGTTGATCACCCGTGTCGATAACGCTCGCTTCTTGGAAGCGATGACTGGTATCCTGAAATACAAAGTTTAA